In Natronococcus occultus SP4, the following proteins share a genomic window:
- a CDS encoding ABC transporter ATP-binding protein, with translation MTAIDISGVTKRYGDELALEELDLTVQEGEVYGFLGPNGAGKSTTINLLLDFIRPTAGEVTVFGRDAEDGSLEIRERTGILPEGIELYDRLTGRQHVEFAIESKDADDDADELLERVGIADAADKKAGGYSKGMAQRLTLATALVGEPDLLILDEPSTGLDPNGAREMREIIREENRRGATVFFSSHVLGQVEAICDRVGILRDGELIAEDTIAGLEDAVPNRTRLRVRLDRIPEDSAAALSAVESIDGVSEVETEGTTVVVAVADGAKTTVLRTIEEHGVTVEDFETDESSLEDLFVAYTADEREVAP, from the coding sequence GTGACCGCAATCGATATCTCGGGCGTAACGAAACGGTACGGCGACGAACTCGCCCTCGAGGAGCTGGACCTCACCGTCCAGGAGGGCGAGGTGTACGGCTTTCTCGGCCCGAACGGGGCGGGGAAATCGACGACGATCAATCTGCTGCTCGATTTCATCCGGCCGACCGCGGGCGAAGTGACGGTGTTCGGCCGCGACGCCGAGGACGGCAGCCTCGAGATCCGCGAACGAACGGGAATCCTGCCCGAGGGGATCGAGCTCTACGACCGGCTGACGGGGCGCCAGCACGTCGAGTTCGCTATCGAGTCGAAAGACGCCGATGACGACGCCGACGAGCTCCTCGAACGGGTGGGGATCGCCGACGCCGCCGACAAGAAGGCCGGCGGCTACTCGAAGGGGATGGCTCAGCGGCTCACGCTGGCGACGGCGCTGGTCGGCGAGCCCGACCTGTTGATCCTGGACGAACCCTCGACGGGACTCGATCCCAACGGCGCCCGCGAGATGCGCGAGATCATCCGCGAGGAGAACCGTCGGGGTGCGACCGTCTTTTTCTCCTCGCACGTCCTCGGCCAGGTCGAGGCGATCTGTGATCGCGTGGGGATCCTCCGGGACGGCGAGCTGATCGCCGAGGACACCATCGCCGGCCTCGAGGACGCGGTCCCGAACCGGACTCGACTGCGAGTGCGACTCGATCGGATCCCCGAGGACTCGGCGGCAGCCCTGTCGGCCGTCGAGTCGATCGACGGCGTCTCCGAGGTCGAGACCGAGGGGACGACGGTGGTCGTCGCGGTCGCCGACGGGGCGAAGACGACCGTCCTCCGGACGATCGAGGAGCACGGCGTCACCGTCGAGGACTTCGAG
- a CDS encoding ABC transporter ATP-binding protein: MARSGTTGETDGGTAVRLADVRKTYQLGEPVHALDGIDLGIPRGSYTAIMGPSGSGKSTLMNLVGCLDTPTEGTVVVDGADVTTLSDRERTTLRGTTVGFVFQTFNLMPRLNAVENVALPQLFQGIGRDERRERARELLERVGLGDRTDHLPNELSGGQRQRVALARALVNDPAIVLADEPSGNLDTETEAEVLDLFGEFHDAGTTLVVVTHERHVAERAERIVHLLDGKIERIEELGSAGDPDEPADGGREDR, translated from the coding sequence ATGGCACGATCGGGCACCACCGGCGAAACCGACGGGGGGACTGCCGTGCGACTCGCGGACGTCCGGAAGACCTACCAGCTCGGGGAGCCGGTTCACGCCCTCGACGGGATCGATCTCGGGATTCCGCGAGGCTCGTATACCGCGATCATGGGACCGAGCGGCTCCGGGAAGTCGACGCTGATGAACCTGGTGGGCTGTCTCGACACGCCGACGGAAGGAACCGTCGTCGTCGACGGGGCCGACGTCACGACCCTGAGCGACCGCGAGCGAACGACGCTTCGGGGGACGACCGTCGGCTTCGTCTTCCAGACGTTCAACCTCATGCCGCGGCTGAACGCCGTCGAGAACGTGGCGCTCCCGCAGCTGTTCCAGGGGATCGGTCGGGACGAGCGCCGCGAGCGGGCCCGAGAGTTGCTCGAACGGGTCGGCCTCGGTGACCGTACCGACCACCTCCCCAACGAGCTCTCGGGTGGCCAGCGCCAGCGGGTCGCACTCGCGCGGGCGCTGGTGAACGACCCCGCGATCGTCCTGGCCGACGAGCCCTCCGGGAACTTAGACACCGAGACCGAAGCCGAGGTGCTGGACCTCTTCGGCGAGTTCCACGACGCCGGGACGACGCTGGTGGTCGTCACCCACGAGCGCCACGTCGCCGAGCGCGCCGAGCGGATCGTCCACCTGCTGGACGGGAAGATCGAACGGATCGAGGAGCTCGGCTCGGCGGGCGATCCCGACGAGCCGGCCGACGGTGGTAGGGAGGATCGATGA
- a CDS encoding ABC transporter permease, translated as MNPLESLRLSWRSIRGHKLRSALTTLGIVIGIAAVIAFVTLGASLQAGIVGDISPDDQRNVYGWAADPDTEGGPLAGAQPVVSGDDLEAIEDLEDVDAAYGYAPIQSQAVASGDEQVAQGDGVIATGPSYVREDTLREGRQFEPGEREAVLNPAAAGQFEENVSVGDEITITILGGQQTTAEVVGITDSNEGLSPFEGFESSPRLYVSTDPYYVEQAGAAGLGDDGPLGGDGNEDVDDGEDAADADDADQAAQAQADGGDARFMAVIVEAHSADGDDVDAAREAALDYLESDDADASEFLGEELAMTFQTSAELLQQLEDVLELLQNFIVGIAAISLLVGSIGIANIMLVSVTERTREIGIMKAVGAQNRDVLGLFLAEAVILGVVGAILGTALGLAAGYLGAWYIDLPLVYPLEYVALAIAVGVLVGILSGLYPAWRAARTDPIDALRYE; from the coding sequence ATGAACCCCCTCGAGAGCCTGCGACTCTCCTGGCGCTCGATCCGGGGCCACAAGCTCCGCTCGGCGCTGACGACGCTTGGCATCGTGATCGGGATCGCCGCGGTGATCGCGTTCGTCACCCTGGGTGCGAGCCTGCAGGCCGGGATCGTCGGCGACATCAGCCCGGACGACCAGCGCAACGTCTACGGCTGGGCGGCCGACCCCGACACCGAGGGCGGGCCGCTGGCGGGCGCCCAGCCGGTCGTCAGCGGCGACGACCTCGAAGCGATCGAGGATCTCGAGGACGTCGACGCGGCCTACGGGTACGCGCCGATCCAGAGCCAGGCGGTCGCGAGCGGCGACGAGCAGGTCGCCCAGGGCGACGGGGTGATCGCGACCGGCCCCTCCTACGTCCGCGAGGACACCCTCCGGGAGGGCCGGCAGTTCGAGCCCGGCGAGCGCGAGGCAGTGCTCAACCCCGCGGCCGCGGGCCAGTTCGAGGAGAACGTCAGCGTCGGCGACGAGATTACGATCACGATCCTGGGCGGCCAGCAGACAACCGCGGAGGTGGTCGGGATCACCGACAGCAACGAGGGGCTGAGCCCGTTCGAGGGGTTCGAGTCCTCGCCGCGGCTCTACGTGTCGACCGACCCCTACTACGTCGAACAGGCCGGCGCCGCGGGGCTCGGCGACGACGGGCCGCTCGGGGGAGACGGCAATGAGGACGTCGACGACGGCGAGGACGCGGCCGACGCCGACGACGCCGACCAGGCGGCACAAGCACAGGCCGACGGCGGTGACGCACGCTTCATGGCGGTCATCGTCGAAGCCCACTCCGCGGACGGGGACGACGTCGACGCCGCCCGCGAGGCCGCACTCGACTACCTCGAGAGCGACGACGCCGACGCGAGCGAGTTCCTCGGCGAGGAGCTCGCGATGACGTTCCAGACTAGCGCCGAGTTGCTCCAGCAGCTCGAGGACGTCCTCGAGCTGTTACAGAACTTCATCGTCGGCATCGCGGCGATCTCCCTGCTGGTGGGCTCGATCGGGATCGCGAACATCATGCTCGTCAGCGTCACCGAACGGACCCGCGAGATCGGGATCATGAAAGCCGTCGGCGCCCAGAACCGCGACGTGCTCGGACTGTTCCTCGCCGAGGCGGTGATCCTGGGGGTCGTCGGCGCGATCCTGGGAACCGCGCTCGGGCTGGCCGCGGGCTATCTCGGCGCCTGGTACATCGACCTGCCGCTGGTCTACCCCCTCGAGTACGTCGCGCTCGCGATCGCCGTCGGCGTCCTCGTGGGGATCCTCTCGGGGCTGTATCCGGCCTGGCGGGCGGCCCGGACGGATCCGATCGACGCGCTCAGATACGAGTGA
- a CDS encoding DUF5518 domain-containing protein, with protein sequence MVSGRTIINAIIGAVVGIVLSFIPFSTVIGGAVAGFLEGPNDRDGAIVGALAGAITFVPIAAVAVLGIGFVGFGFGVAAAPAEGFAFVVLLILVGVLFAFVYTVGLSLLGGYLGAYLAREYPRRHARTRETIGTRRRDPPHRSGAQPRERDEDATDRSDPEPSSRNEPVAEPEDDDLDPSRWHETRDRERDE encoded by the coding sequence ATGGTCAGTGGCCGAACGATCATCAACGCGATCATCGGTGCCGTCGTCGGTATCGTCCTCTCCTTTATCCCGTTCTCGACGGTCATCGGCGGCGCGGTCGCGGGCTTTCTCGAGGGCCCGAACGACCGGGACGGGGCGATCGTCGGCGCCCTCGCCGGTGCGATCACGTTCGTTCCGATCGCCGCCGTTGCCGTGCTGGGAATCGGGTTCGTCGGGTTCGGGTTCGGCGTCGCCGCCGCACCTGCGGAGGGCTTTGCGTTCGTCGTTCTGTTGATCCTCGTCGGCGTCCTGTTCGCGTTCGTCTACACCGTCGGCCTGTCGCTGCTCGGGGGGTATCTCGGCGCCTACCTCGCGCGAGAGTATCCTCGACGACACGCGCGGACGCGGGAGACGATCGGCACGAGGCGACGGGATCCGCCGCATCGTTCCGGGGCGCAACCGCGCGAGCGGGACGAGGACGCGACCGATCGGTCCGACCCGGAACCGTCCTCGCGAAACGAACCGGTTGCCGAGCCCGAGGACGACGACCTCGATCCCTCGCGGTGGCACGAAACCCGGGACCGCGAGCGAGACGAGTAG
- a CDS encoding AI-2E family transporter: MTATANSPRRRRYVLGGVVALLGLLTGAILLEVLGTILFALTVAYVLVPVHGWLVRRGLGEWAAAVGATLVGFVSATAVFAPIVLTLYFRVDEVVALIEEAPAEIPVTVLEMTYTIETREVQALAVGFLRDVAVSLASSLPVLAIKFALFVILLFALLYKGDAAARAAIAPVPHEYRGVVRALAVRARETLYAIYVLQLATSLASLLIGYPLFHLLGYEMAFTLALFAAILQFVPIIGPSLLIAPIALYHVAADELAAAALVGVLGITLVAWLPDIVVRPRLARRSAGLPGSLYFVGFTGGLFTLGAIGIVVGPLIVAIFVEAIELLADEVNGDVSLAELASPDSENGGTRASSADVESEVPTDD, translated from the coding sequence GTGACAGCCACCGCAAACTCCCCGCGGCGACGGCGCTACGTCCTCGGCGGCGTCGTGGCGTTGCTGGGTCTGCTGACCGGCGCGATCCTGCTCGAGGTGCTTGGAACGATCCTCTTCGCGTTAACGGTCGCATACGTTCTGGTTCCGGTCCATGGCTGGCTGGTCAGGCGCGGCCTCGGCGAGTGGGCCGCAGCCGTCGGCGCGACGCTCGTCGGCTTCGTGAGCGCGACCGCGGTGTTCGCGCCGATCGTCCTCACGCTGTACTTCCGGGTCGACGAGGTGGTCGCCCTCATCGAGGAGGCGCCGGCCGAGATCCCGGTGACGGTCCTCGAGATGACCTACACGATCGAGACCAGGGAGGTCCAGGCGCTCGCGGTGGGCTTTCTCCGGGACGTCGCCGTCTCGCTTGCCTCGTCGTTACCGGTGCTCGCGATCAAGTTCGCGCTGTTCGTCATCCTGCTGTTCGCCCTGCTGTACAAGGGCGACGCCGCCGCACGCGCCGCGATCGCGCCCGTTCCCCACGAGTATCGGGGCGTCGTTCGAGCGCTCGCCGTCCGGGCTCGGGAGACGCTGTACGCGATCTACGTCCTGCAGCTCGCGACGTCGCTCGCCTCCCTGCTGATCGGCTACCCCCTCTTTCACCTGCTCGGGTACGAGATGGCGTTTACCCTCGCGCTGTTCGCCGCGATCTTGCAGTTCGTACCGATCATCGGCCCGAGCCTGTTGATCGCCCCGATCGCGCTCTATCACGTCGCCGCGGACGAACTCGCCGCGGCGGCGCTGGTCGGCGTCCTCGGCATCACGCTCGTCGCCTGGCTGCCCGACATCGTCGTCAGACCCCGTCTCGCCCGCCGCTCGGCCGGGCTGCCGGGAAGCCTCTACTTCGTCGGTTTCACCGGCGGACTCTTCACCCTCGGCGCGATCGGGATCGTGGTCGGTCCGCTGATCGTCGCGATCTTCGTCGAAGCGATCGAGCTGCTCGCCGACGAGGTCAACGGCGACGTGAGCCTCGCGGAGCTCGCGTCGCCCGACTCCGAGAACGGCGGCACGCGAGCGTCGAGCGCCGACGTGGAATCCGAGGTCCCGACCGACGACTGA
- a CDS encoding thiamine ABC transporter substrate-binding protein, whose protein sequence is MNRRAVVRAVGVGALTGAAGCFSREDDEDDADDATDRDDVEPDEPDLEGVLRVATTESMVVGERAVGDWLREAFEEEFPDAELQWTVPEAGLEHYRRRVEQDAEIDADVYLGLTPPDLADLDARLAPETPFRELNDERLPATDRFRDDLAFGDPWDRVVPTGVRYSCLWYDENDLEAANGPEESSDDADEDDLEVPDALEELPDGAYEDALVAPDPGRSDAGLAFLLWVIETVGEDEFIRYWGELDENGLELTDDWEGTVTAFADGHRPLAAGYTTDAAYAEREGWETDGWEVVFPDERGYETPIGAAVFEDAVEVDLAYDFLNFLLSADIQAELAVRHSQIPALSRAFLDLDESFEDAIAVPSEPVSIGYDRLREELTGWRDAWANAFPVR, encoded by the coding sequence ATGAATCGGCGTGCGGTCGTGCGGGCCGTCGGCGTCGGAGCGCTCACTGGAGCCGCCGGCTGTTTCTCCCGCGAGGACGACGAGGACGACGCCGACGACGCGACCGATCGGGACGACGTCGAACCCGACGAGCCCGATCTCGAGGGCGTCCTCCGGGTCGCGACGACCGAGTCGATGGTCGTCGGCGAGCGGGCAGTCGGCGACTGGCTCAGGGAGGCCTTCGAGGAGGAGTTTCCCGACGCCGAACTCCAGTGGACCGTCCCGGAGGCCGGCCTCGAACACTACCGCAGGCGCGTCGAACAGGACGCCGAGATCGACGCTGACGTCTACCTCGGGCTCACGCCGCCCGATCTGGCCGACCTCGACGCGAGGCTCGCCCCCGAGACCCCGTTTCGCGAACTCAACGACGAGCGGCTCCCGGCGACGGATCGGTTCCGCGATGACCTCGCGTTCGGCGATCCCTGGGATCGGGTCGTCCCCACCGGGGTGCGCTACAGCTGTCTGTGGTACGACGAGAACGATCTCGAGGCAGCCAACGGACCGGAGGAGTCAAGCGACGACGCGGACGAGGACGACCTCGAGGTACCCGACGCGCTGGAGGAGCTACCCGACGGCGCCTACGAGGACGCGCTGGTGGCCCCCGATCCCGGTCGTTCCGACGCCGGGCTCGCCTTCCTGCTGTGGGTGATCGAGACCGTCGGCGAGGACGAGTTCATCAGGTACTGGGGGGAGCTCGACGAGAACGGACTCGAGCTCACCGACGACTGGGAGGGGACAGTGACGGCGTTCGCGGACGGCCACCGACCGCTCGCGGCCGGCTACACGACCGACGCGGCGTACGCCGAGCGCGAGGGATGGGAGACCGACGGCTGGGAGGTCGTATTTCCCGACGAGCGGGGGTACGAGACGCCGATCGGTGCGGCCGTCTTCGAGGACGCCGTGGAGGTCGATCTCGCCTACGACTTCCTGAATTTCCTGCTCTCGGCCGACATCCAGGCCGAACTCGCCGTGCGTCACTCACAGATCCCGGCCCTCAGCCGGGCGTTTCTCGATCTTGACGAGTCGTTCGAGGACGCTATCGCGGTTCCCTCCGAGCCCGTCTCGATCGGGTACGATCGGCTCCGAGAGGAGCTCACAGGCTGGCGGGACGCGTGGGCGAACGCGTTTCCCGTCCGCTGA
- a CDS encoding ATP-dependent DNA helicase encodes MTDWRSIFGHPQPYDEQVDGIETAIETARDGGYTVVEGACGTGKTMIALTAGIDLVRDPNTDYERVFVLTSVKQQLRQFEDDLETINENLPDDWNPVSGLTLVGKADVCPYNRAGAGGIDDGNVYDRCESLRERTRDLTGEGGETTAGTLTARARQQQTGLADSGATGATGRFLETAGETAAYPPEMSTYSDGGAVGAETEYCPFYAQYLEDLPDEEDDDPAEAVPFDFTATGMLTPDDLVARSVRHGTCPHSVMGAALGHVEVVIGNYYHAFDPTTTTAFTGALLDDSTFVVCDEAHMLEPRVRDLVSDGVADQTLRDAETELSRVLQPIRFEREGREAQGGSKTADADLVRGELEDSDVSFEELSRTLEFVRDLREELDRRVTAHLDRNHRGWQSNLTELSDAEIPLRDPQEPAVDDLTEWAADAGYSDAVWVRAEDVGAVVERVLNEAEDEDRTRAAPAVGRVLGEWYRRDHTDYFREIELERTWDETEPADSWRRAYTARLALHNCVPSDAIGDRLAAFGGGILMSATLEPVAAFTEVTGLDYLADEKDRPVVERRYGLHFPEENRESFAVAAPKYTYDNRGRPGETNPTRTHYADAAAKVARLPGNVLVGMPSYAEAEWIAGALEDRIEKPVLLDSASDDETTQSLKSDFFAGEGKVLVTSLRGTLTEGVDYSGDRLSAAVVCGVPIVNTSSPRTTAVRRAYDDAFGDGFEYALTIPAVRKARQAVGRVIRSAEDVGVRVLLDERYARDSWDSVREYLPDDGEFQPVSPDMLEVGLDRFRSRRS; translated from the coding sequence ATGACCGACTGGCGCTCGATCTTCGGCCACCCCCAGCCCTACGACGAGCAGGTCGACGGTATCGAGACCGCCATCGAAACCGCTCGCGATGGCGGCTACACCGTCGTCGAGGGGGCCTGTGGCACCGGAAAGACGATGATCGCGCTCACGGCCGGGATTGACCTCGTGCGCGACCCCAACACCGACTACGAGCGCGTCTTCGTCCTCACGAGCGTCAAACAGCAGCTGCGCCAGTTCGAGGACGACCTCGAGACGATCAACGAGAACCTGCCCGACGACTGGAACCCCGTCTCGGGGCTGACGCTGGTCGGGAAGGCCGACGTCTGTCCGTACAACCGCGCCGGTGCAGGAGGAATCGACGACGGCAACGTCTACGATCGCTGCGAGAGCCTGCGCGAGCGCACCCGCGACCTCACGGGCGAGGGCGGCGAGACGACTGCGGGGACGCTGACCGCCCGCGCCCGCCAGCAACAGACCGGGCTCGCCGACAGCGGAGCGACGGGCGCGACGGGACGGTTCCTCGAGACCGCCGGGGAGACCGCGGCCTACCCGCCGGAGATGTCGACCTACAGCGATGGCGGCGCGGTCGGCGCCGAGACGGAGTACTGCCCGTTCTACGCCCAGTACCTCGAGGACTTGCCTGACGAGGAGGACGACGACCCCGCCGAGGCCGTCCCCTTTGATTTCACCGCGACCGGGATGTTGACCCCCGACGACCTCGTCGCGCGGTCGGTCCGTCACGGCACCTGTCCCCATTCGGTGATGGGCGCCGCGCTGGGCCACGTCGAGGTCGTCATCGGCAACTACTACCACGCGTTCGATCCCACCACGACGACCGCGTTCACCGGCGCCCTGCTCGACGACTCGACGTTTGTCGTCTGCGACGAGGCCCACATGCTCGAGCCACGCGTGCGCGATCTGGTCAGTGACGGCGTCGCCGACCAGACGTTACGGGACGCCGAGACGGAGCTCTCTCGAGTGCTCCAGCCGATCCGGTTCGAGCGCGAGGGACGGGAGGCCCAGGGCGGTTCGAAGACCGCCGACGCCGACCTCGTCCGGGGCGAGCTCGAGGACAGCGACGTCTCTTTCGAGGAGCTCTCCCGCACCCTCGAGTTCGTTCGGGACCTCCGGGAGGAGCTCGACCGTCGCGTCACCGCCCACCTCGACCGGAACCACCGGGGGTGGCAGTCGAACCTCACCGAGCTCTCGGACGCGGAGATTCCTCTGCGCGACCCGCAGGAACCCGCTGTCGACGACCTCACCGAGTGGGCCGCCGACGCGGGCTACAGCGACGCCGTCTGGGTCCGGGCCGAGGACGTCGGTGCCGTCGTCGAGCGCGTGTTAAACGAGGCCGAGGACGAGGACCGAACCCGCGCGGCCCCCGCCGTCGGCCGCGTCCTCGGCGAGTGGTACCGCCGCGATCACACCGACTACTTCCGGGAGATCGAACTGGAACGCACCTGGGACGAGACCGAGCCGGCCGACTCCTGGCGACGGGCCTACACCGCCAGGCTCGCTTTACACAACTGTGTGCCAAGCGACGCGATCGGCGATCGGCTGGCGGCGTTCGGCGGCGGGATTCTGATGAGCGCGACCCTCGAGCCCGTCGCGGCGTTCACCGAGGTGACTGGCCTGGACTATCTCGCCGACGAGAAGGATCGACCGGTCGTCGAACGCCGGTACGGGCTCCACTTCCCCGAGGAGAACCGCGAGAGCTTCGCGGTTGCTGCGCCCAAATACACCTACGACAACCGGGGGCGGCCCGGCGAGACCAATCCCACGCGGACCCACTACGCCGACGCGGCCGCGAAGGTCGCTCGCCTCCCCGGCAACGTCCTCGTCGGGATGCCCAGCTACGCGGAGGCCGAGTGGATCGCGGGCGCCCTCGAGGACCGGATCGAGAAGCCCGTGCTGCTCGATTCCGCCAGCGACGACGAGACGACCCAGTCGCTCAAGAGCGACTTCTTTGCGGGCGAGGGGAAGGTGCTCGTCACGAGTCTTCGAGGGACGCTCACCGAGGGGGTCGACTACAGCGGCGACCGACTCTCTGCAGCCGTGGTCTGTGGCGTCCCGATCGTCAACACCTCGAGTCCGCGGACGACGGCCGTGCGCCGGGCCTACGACGACGCCTTCGGCGACGGCTTCGAGTACGCGTTGACGATCCCGGCGGTTCGGAAGGCCCGCCAGGCGGTCGGTCGGGTCATCCGCTCGGCCGAGGACGTCGGCGTCCGCGTGTTGCTCGACGAGCGCTACGCCCGGGACAGCTGGGACTCGGTGCGGGAGTACCTCCCCGACGACGGCGAGTTCCAGCCCGTCAGCCCCGACATGCTCGAGGTCGGGCTCGACCGGTTCCGGTCGCGACGCTCCTGA
- a CDS encoding metal-dependent hydrolase yields the protein MWPWEHAIMGYVAYSLFCHVYYRDSPGGLEAFAVVFASVLPDLIDKPLAWEYDVFEIGYALGHSIFFAVPLSIAVGALARSYGRPRAGLAFAVGYLLHLPADVVDGYVRDGHLSFWILLWPFQPDEVYHHAHEHTGFTDQFFVLLGNYHQELFSDDPSTYALLMLGATGFAALLWLYDGAPVFRESVLAVKRVLVRLVELATDPRSR from the coding sequence ATGTGGCCCTGGGAACACGCGATCATGGGATACGTCGCGTACTCGCTGTTTTGCCACGTCTACTACCGCGACTCGCCCGGCGGACTCGAGGCGTTCGCGGTCGTCTTCGCCTCCGTCCTTCCGGATCTGATCGACAAACCGCTGGCCTGGGAGTACGACGTCTTCGAGATCGGCTACGCGCTCGGCCACTCGATCTTCTTTGCCGTCCCGCTGTCGATCGCCGTCGGCGCGCTCGCCCGGTCGTACGGCCGCCCTCGTGCTGGACTCGCGTTCGCCGTCGGCTACCTGCTGCATCTGCCTGCTGACGTCGTCGACGGCTATGTCCGGGACGGCCACCTCAGCTTCTGGATCCTGCTGTGGCCGTTCCAACCGGACGAGGTTTACCACCACGCCCACGAGCACACCGGCTTTACCGACCAGTTCTTCGTCCTCCTGGGGAACTACCACCAGGAGCTGTTCTCCGACGATCCGTCGACGTACGCCCTGCTCATGCTCGGTGCGACCGGGTTTGCCGCCCTGCTGTGGCTCTACGACGGCGCACCGGTCTTCCGCGAGTCGGTCCTCGCGGTCAAGCGCGTCCTCGTGCGCTTGGTCGAGCTGGCGACCGACCCCCGGAGCCGGTGA
- a CDS encoding metal ABC transporter permease, producing the protein MNDDTFRSRRGLTATAVGLPAAVLATAAFVYWVFPPLFDAFWGTTCGAIDSWLVCSTFLQHGITAGVLVGIAAPLVGAYVVNRQMALIGEALAHTAFGGVAIGLVVGASVEWLNYPLVFALIAAVLAALGLQYLAVTTDAYADVPLAIILTGGFAVGVAVISYGEGVAFGREIESYLFGNILFVPFENVQLMVALTILVVGMVGLTHKQLLFITFDREAARLARINVWFYDTLLIVVTALVVVAAMQILGAILVAAMLVVPVAAAMQLTSNFNRGLALSILFGEIAVLAGILSSYYLDIATGPAIVLVAILVYVFAIVNDR; encoded by the coding sequence ATGAACGACGATACGTTCCGGTCCCGGCGCGGGCTGACGGCGACCGCGGTCGGTCTTCCTGCGGCAGTGCTCGCTACCGCCGCGTTCGTCTACTGGGTTTTCCCGCCGCTTTTCGACGCGTTCTGGGGAACGACCTGCGGAGCAATCGACTCCTGGCTGGTCTGTAGTACGTTCCTTCAGCACGGCATTACGGCCGGCGTTCTCGTCGGGATCGCCGCGCCGCTCGTCGGCGCCTACGTCGTTAACCGGCAGATGGCACTCATCGGAGAGGCTCTCGCTCACACCGCGTTCGGCGGCGTAGCGATCGGACTCGTGGTCGGCGCGAGCGTCGAGTGGCTGAACTATCCGCTGGTCTTCGCGCTGATCGCCGCCGTCCTCGCCGCGCTCGGGCTCCAGTATCTCGCCGTGACGACGGACGCCTACGCCGACGTTCCGCTGGCGATCATCCTGACCGGGGGGTTCGCCGTCGGGGTCGCCGTCATCTCCTACGGCGAGGGTGTCGCGTTCGGTCGCGAGATCGAGAGCTACCTGTTCGGCAACATCCTGTTCGTTCCCTTCGAGAACGTCCAGCTGATGGTCGCGCTCACGATACTGGTCGTCGGCATGGTGGGGCTGACCCACAAGCAGTTGTTGTTCATCACGTTCGACCGCGAAGCGGCGCGACTGGCTCGGATCAACGTTTGGTTCTACGATACGCTCCTGATCGTCGTGACGGCGCTGGTCGTCGTCGCGGCGATGCAGATCCTCGGTGCGATCCTCGTCGCCGCGATGCTCGTCGTTCCCGTCGCGGCCGCAATGCAACTGACGAGCAACTTCAACCGCGGCCTCGCTCTCTCGATTCTGTTCGGCGAGATCGCTGTTCTCGCCGGCATTCTCTCCTCGTATTACCTCGACATTGCGACCGGACCGGCGATCGTTCTCGTCGCGATCCTTGTCTACGTGTTTGCAATCGTCAACGACAGGTAG
- a CDS encoding metal ABC transporter ATP-binding protein yields MNAVIAAENVTFAYDDQPVVKDVSLTVEAGDFLGLIGPNGSGKTTLLKILLGLQTPDTGTVELFGTDATSFDEGTRLGYVSQQSSEADTTMPISVREVVRMGRYAHAGLSPLGSDDHRIVDDALEQVGIVDLADRQISSLSGGQKQRTYIARALASKADLLALDEPTVGVDADSRDAFYDLLHELNEAGITIVLIEHDIGVVTEHADTIACLNRELYEHCDTERFLETDALERAFSSARAARSTGVASGD; encoded by the coding sequence ATGAACGCTGTAATAGCCGCCGAGAACGTCACCTTCGCGTACGACGACCAGCCCGTGGTCAAAGACGTCTCTCTTACGGTCGAAGCTGGCGATTTCCTGGGATTGATCGGACCGAACGGCTCCGGGAAGACGACCCTGTTGAAAATCCTGCTGGGACTGCAGACGCCGGATACGGGGACTGTCGAGCTGTTCGGCACCGACGCGACGTCGTTCGACGAGGGGACCCGTCTCGGCTACGTCTCACAGCAGTCCTCGGAGGCCGACACGACGATGCCGATCTCCGTCCGTGAGGTCGTACGGATGGGACGGTACGCCCACGCCGGCCTCTCGCCTCTCGGGTCCGACGATCATCGGATCGTCGACGACGCCCTCGAGCAGGTCGGTATCGTCGACCTGGCCGACCGACAGATCAGCTCGCTCTCGGGTGGACAAAAACAGCGGACGTACATCGCTCGCGCGCTCGCGTCCAAAGCCGATCTGCTGGCGCTCGACGAGCCGACGGTCGGGGTCGACGCCGACTCGCGGGACGCGTTCTACGATCTGTTACACGAACTCAACGAGGCGGGGATCACGATCGTCCTGATCGAACACGATATCGGCGTCGTCACCGAGCACGCCGATACGATCGCGTGTCTCAACCGCGAGCTCTACGAACACTGCGATACGGAACGGTTCCTCGAAACCGACGCACTCGAACGCGCGTTCAGCTCGGCGCGAGCAGCGCGGTCGACGGGCGTTGCCTCGGGAGACTGA